The following coding sequences are from one Prochlorococcus marinus XMU1412 window:
- a CDS encoding hydrolase, translated as MKGHEKSFYKLSPKVNALLIIDVQEKILRAIFNKDSITKNIKKLIEAYQILEENIFLSEQNPCKLGATIPELLPKNGFKKVEKMEFSLANIQEFLKELKNKKITNLIVCGIETHICIQQTVLDCIQKGFEVILISDAMGSRNRIDHEIALQRMTKSGAILTTTESIIFELCKTADRKEFKEIRNIIIS; from the coding sequence ATGAAGGGGCATGAAAAATCTTTTTACAAACTATCACCAAAAGTGAATGCTTTACTAATAATAGATGTTCAGGAAAAAATTCTAAGAGCAATATTTAACAAGGATTCAATAACCAAAAACATCAAAAAGCTAATAGAAGCCTATCAAATTTTAGAAGAAAACATTTTTTTATCTGAGCAGAACCCCTGCAAATTGGGTGCAACGATACCTGAATTATTGCCCAAAAATGGATTTAAAAAAGTTGAGAAAATGGAATTTAGCTTAGCTAATATACAAGAATTTTTAAAAGAACTTAAAAATAAGAAAATTACAAATTTGATAGTTTGTGGGATCGAAACTCATATTTGTATTCAACAAACTGTCTTAGATTGTATACAAAAAGGATTTGAAGTTATTCTCATATCAGATGCCATGGGAAGTCGAAATAGGATAGATCATGAAATAGCCTTACAAAGAATGACTAAGAGTGGGGCGATCTTAACAACAACTGAATCAATAATTTTTGAATTATGCAAAACTGCGGATAGAAAAGAATTTAAAGAAATTAGAAATATAATAATTAGTTAA